The DNA window ATACATGCTTATAAGGCACAGCAAGCACTATCAAATCTGCAACATTGGATGCATCTTTATTACCCATTCCTCTGATTTCTACTTTTGAAGTGTCACAACCAATGCTTTTCATTTCTGAAAGATATCTTTCAGCCGCTTCAACTGCTTTTTCAGGTTTCCTTGAACCTATAATTATCTCATTTTTTTGAGCCCAGCGAATTGAAAGCCCTTCACCTAAATGTCCTGTTCCTCCGATTATTGCAATTTTCATCCAATTGGTCGCAGGAGACTCCCTGCGCGAGCTGGGAGAGGAATGCGACCTATTTTTTAAATCTGTATTTGTTGGGTTAGTGTTGTGCATCTTGCTGAGATTCTCCTGCAGTTTTTCTTAACGTTTGGGTTTTTCTTGGAAGTATTTCCGAATATATCCATGATGCTGAAGTTACCTGATGTTCTTTTCCCTTTGACGAATCCGGAAACATATGGAGTTTCGATGAAATCGAATTTCTTCAATCCGTGGAGTTTTCCTGTTGGGATTTTCTTCTCGGATTTAACACCTTTAGTTTGCTGATAGTCACCTTTATTGACGTGTTTTTTATAATACACTACATTAGATAGTTGTAAATTCGGGTTATTCTCATCACAGCAGATTGCTACTGCATCGTTGTAGTGGGTTTTTTCCAGTTTTAGTTTCTGTTCTCTCTTGTACTTGGTTATGTACCCGAAAGTTTCCTGAAACTTCCAATTAAGCTTTCTTATCTGCGACCTGACAATACCCATCTCAGTCGGGTGTTTCGTGTTAGATGGATTTTTGTTTATACTGAACTCACCCTTGTGCAGTTTGCTGTGACAGGTTTCGCAGAGAGTGATTAGATTGTTAGGTCTGTCAGTACCACCTTTACTTCTGAATATGATGTGGTGACATTCTAATTTCGGATCTTTTGATTTGTTCTTGCATTTTTGACAGGTATAGTCATCTCTGTGCAATACATAGATTCTAATGTTGTAGTATCCTTTCAGGTCACCATTCTGGTAACCTGTACCAGAAACATTTGGATTCGTGATTTTGTGTATGTCAAATGAAGTAGTTTCTACTATCCATTTCTTGACAGGTAGGATGGATTCAACGAATCTTCTTTCTCTTTCGTGGGACTGCACTTTGCTCTTGATGGATGGTGCAATCCTGTTTTCTTTCTTGGAGTTACCTCTGTTGTTGAATCTCGGCTTTCTGTATCTTGTCTTTCTGTATCTTCTGTTCATCCTGTGATCAGCTCTATCTTTCATCTTTTTGGATACATCATCTCTCAATTTGATTTCTGACTGGTACATGACTTCGTCGTTAGCAACAGCTGCACATCCGATGTATTTAGAACCGGAATCCATTCCGGCAATTACTGGCTGGGTGTACTCAGTTGTTTCGTAGAGTAGTTTGATAGAGAATGGAGTTCTTCTGACGACCTTGGCTTTACCAGATTTCAGCAATCTTCTGGCTTTAGCAGGTCTTGTGGGCATTAACGGTTTCTTATTTTTGCTTAATACATAAACATGCATTTGTAATTCCTCCTCATGGGAGTTGTGCGTAGGTCAGGACTGTCGGGTTCAATCCTGACTTCCGACTTCCTCTCGACCGGAGTACCAGAGGTTTAAAAGTACAGCCACTGTTCCTACTCCGCCAGAACTGTTTAGACTGCATTCTCAGAGCAAGGGACTGAGGCGGCATCCCAGGGTGACTACTGTTGTATTCTCCGGTATCGTTTACTGGACTTTTTTCTATTATTATTAACATATATAACCCATATCCAGTGGTCTGGTCAACCAGGAACTTGCTTTATGAAAACAAGCTCCTTCCTCAAACTGAAGCATTCGCTTCAGTTAAGGAGGGGTAGTTGACTGTAAGCCTCATCAATACTATCAAATATTTCCAAAGATTTCAGTATACATATAAATTCTCATATGGTCTACTGGATAATGGAAGTAGCTTAATAAAAGGCTTACTCATGATTTTATCAACATCAAATCCAAAATCTTGGCAATATTCGGTAAGGTATTGTCTCAGTATCTTTCTATCTTCTTCATCAATGTCAAGTTTTTTTACTTCCTTACCGAGTGTATCATTCTCAACATCACCCCGAATATAGATAACTCCACCATGCATCCCTGTACCCAGATAATCCCCTGTTATTATTTCACTATCATTATCAATACCAAGCAGGATAAATATACCTCCTGCCATATATTCACCAAGAAAATCTCTGGCAGTACCACCGCTTATGATTACAGGT is part of the Methanohalobium evestigatum Z-7303 genome and encodes:
- the iscB gene encoding RNA-guided endonuclease IscB; amino-acid sequence: MHVYVLSKNKKPLMPTRPAKARRLLKSGKAKVVRRTPFSIKLLYETTEYTQPVIAGMDSGSKYIGCAAVANDEVMYQSEIKLRDDVSKKMKDRADHRMNRRYRKTRYRKPRFNNRGNSKKENRIAPSIKSKVQSHERERRFVESILPVKKWIVETTSFDIHKITNPNVSGTGYQNGDLKGYYNIRIYVLHRDDYTCQKCKNKSKDPKLECHHIIFRSKGGTDRPNNLITLCETCHSKLHKGEFSINKNPSNTKHPTEMGIVRSQIRKLNWKFQETFGYITKYKREQKLKLEKTHYNDAVAICCDENNPNLQLSNVVYYKKHVNKGDYQQTKGVKSEKKIPTGKLHGLKKFDFIETPYVSGFVKGKRTSGNFSIMDIFGNTSKKNPNVKKNCRRISARCTTLTQQIQI